In Fusobacterium massiliense, the genomic stretch TAAAATCTCTGGTATACCATATGGATAAATAGAGAATTTTACTGTACTAAAACAGAAGCAAAACAAAATTGCCATTAATGAGAATGGCAAGTATTTTTCATAATATTTTAAAATATTAGGTAAATCTCTTTTCGAAAAGATAATATGAGGTAAAGTTCTTGTAATTATAATGCTAAGAGCAATAACTAAAATAATTATAAAAATTTCTAAGCTACTATACATTAAATTTTACCCCCTTTGTTTGTAGCTAATTTTTTCTTAAGTAAAAGTAAAGCTAACATTGAAAAAATTATTGCTAGTAATATAAAATTATTCCCTACTAACAAAAATGCAGCAACAGAACAAAATAATCCTACTG encodes the following:
- a CDS encoding branched-chain amino acid transporter permease — translated: MYSSLEIFIIILVIALSIIITRTLPHIIFSKRDLPNILKYYEKYLPFSLMAILFCFCFSTVKFSIYPYGIPEILTLIVLTILQVLKRNLMLSILLGTIFYLLILNQL